From Woronichinia naegeliana WA131, the proteins below share one genomic window:
- a CDS encoding VWA domain-containing protein, with translation MSNLSKGNGLKTLNQALDKAQINKQQTIKPSQKLDVTLNFDTTVSMHGYLEDVRNQLNHLSQEIRQAVPQAKMGVVAYGDYCDAQTTYVTKVLDLTDDYQLISNFITQVEKTDGGDFPEAVEEALYQTNQLAWRLGSRRAMVLVGDAPPHGVIDSLQACQYGHNWRDETQSLDKKGIKIYTVQCGSNPDTKRVFQEISQITNGIYLNLENMSDLVDLLISICMKEVGLLAEYEQKLKTNNSLNPSKEKLLRQLGSGSDK, from the coding sequence ATGTCTAATCTCAGTAAAGGTAATGGATTAAAGACTCTAAATCAAGCCTTGGATAAAGCTCAAATCAACAAACAACAAACGATTAAACCCAGTCAAAAATTAGATGTCACGCTGAATTTTGATACAACCGTTAGTATGCACGGTTATTTGGAAGATGTGCGAAATCAACTCAACCATTTGTCTCAGGAAATTCGCCAAGCCGTTCCTCAAGCAAAAATGGGAGTAGTTGCCTATGGGGATTATTGTGATGCTCAGACAACTTATGTAACCAAGGTTTTAGATTTAACTGATGACTATCAACTGATTAGCAATTTCATTACACAGGTAGAGAAAACTGACGGCGGAGATTTTCCTGAAGCAGTTGAAGAAGCTTTATACCAAACTAATCAGTTAGCTTGGAGATTGGGAAGTCGGCGAGCGATGGTATTGGTAGGAGATGCGCCGCCGCATGGGGTAATTGATTCTTTGCAAGCCTGTCAATATGGACATAATTGGCGAGATGAAACACAGTCTTTAGACAAAAAAGGGATTAAAATTTATACAGTTCAATGTGGTTCTAATCCTGACACTAAAAGAGTGTTTCAAGAAATATCTCAGATCACTAATGGCATTTATTTGAATTTAGAAAATATGTCTGATTTGGTCGATCTATTGATTAGTATTTGTATGAAGGAAGTGGGATTGCTGGCAGAATATGAGCAGAAGCTAAAAACAAATAATTCTCTTAATCCATCGAAGGAGAAGTTGTTGAGGCAGTTAGGTTCTGGTTCTGATAAATAG